Sequence from the Eleginops maclovinus isolate JMC-PN-2008 ecotype Puerto Natales chromosome 14, JC_Emac_rtc_rv5, whole genome shotgun sequence genome:
AAGCAGTGGTATGTTTCAATAAATTACTATTTTGCAAATACCAATATTCATCCTTCACCACTGCaggtttgaatgtgtttaaggTTTAGAAACCCTCTTTAACACTGCACTGATGAAAGAGACATGTTGGAAATGTTGCCAATCCTTGCGAGGTCATTGGAAATCCAAACTCATAATGGTGGCATCATTACTTATACCATTTCTCGTGTCCCAGGTTTGAGTTTGGCGCGGCCATCTTCATCGCCTGGGGCGGCTCCCTGCTGGACGTCCTGGGCGGAGCCATGTTGGCCGCTTCCTGTACGCAAAAGAAACAAGTGGCCAAGTACCCGTCCATGGCCAGCTCCCGCACCGGTCCGCCGAGCAGCACTAAAGAATATGTGTGAGAGCGCCCCCTACAGCTTGGGACTCCAACAGAAGCTGTCAAAGAAGctcctccttcctttttctgcagcacCAGCGAAGAAAACTGAAGGTGTACGGGAAGTTGTGAAACATAGAGGCAAAGAATTactgactttgtttttcttttttgtcaggCTGACCTTTGATAACCCCTTGATTATGATGCAGCACTCAATTGTTTCATGAATGATGTCTCGCACCCCGTCGACACATTCGACAATTGTTTACAAGTGAccttcacaaacacattataatTGGATCCCCCTGATTAATAGACAGGACCTGGGGGTGTAACCTGTTGAATTGTAGCCTAAAGAGTGGATTGTAGCCAACGATAGCATCTCAGTGTTAGCACCAGCGTCTATTAGCGTTTGCCATGTAATTGAAAGTAATCAATTCAAGTTTGGTGTCGAGGCTGCGAATCAGGGGCTCCGTACAACAGAGACCCGCGGTGACAAAACAGTGTTTTATATTGACTGTTGATGGTTTTAAAATAGACATTATGATGAGCAGGGTGTGACTTCACACACAGGCCTTTTACTACAACACTCACTACAGGCCTCTTCATACCAGTCTGCTACAAACCCTGCTCAcgtatgaaatattttattatctaGTCACCGTGCTGTCTTTACTCTTAATAGCTTCCGTATCAGCCACGATGACAATAAACTGcctctatttatttttgacaaatgtAGGATGAAGTTGTGGCCCTTCTAAAGGTAGATCCTAGCTTTTGGATATtatgaagtcatttttttattatgatgtTTTATGCTCTGAACAGTgtcacctgttttttttatatggcATAGTTTTATACACTTGgctcatttagaaaatattgagaaatgagtgaaagaacatttttaacatgtcCAACAGtacttaaataataaagatattgCAACATTGTTAATTGTGTGGTGCTCATAGCAGATGATTTAGTAGCAAACATATATGTGTTCGGCTTATTGTTACTTTACATGCATGTTAGAGCCTGACATGAGACTGACACCATGTTTTTCTTATAACAATACTATACATACTATTAAATGTGCTGTTAACAACTAGACAACATTGAGCCCATAGAGGGATTGTAGTagatttttgaaatgaaaaacatgtccCTTTTCCAGATTCTTAAATGTGGAAATAATATACAATTTCAACAAGTTTTAAAAGCCATAAAGACACTTGTTTTCTCAGaccttatttaaaaataaaaaataaaggtctGAAGTAGATCTTTGAGAATCACAATATGTAACCTTACGCAATGCCTATAATTAGCATTACGCCAGATCACACTACTGTTATTTAGCTTTAAAAAGCCTTACGTAATAAGTCCAGCCTTGGCATGACAGTGGTGATCACATCACAGTTAAAGATGACATAATCGACTAGATGAAAAACTCAGAAGAAAAGACAATTGGTGTTTTTGGATGTGTTTGGAGCTTTTCCGTAACTTATTTTTCCCACTTTTCATTTGCATCATACCTACAGCTTAATGCATGTTCTATTGTCCTGTTATTTTAGGGGTAATACAGCATGTAGAGTAAAGTAAAGTCCCTTTTCACATGACAGTATTCTGGTTTTGGAGTCAGATGTTTAGtaaagcttattttttttaaagaattagtcaatatttaccttttgtttaaaaagtgctAAGTCTTTCTATGTGTTCAATTTAAGTTAAGAGAACTGCATGAAATACACCAATGTTAAAAGTTAGGCACAAATGCATCCAAACAACAGGCTCCACAAagatttgtcttttatttccaAAGATGCATTATGAAAAATCGACCATTTCCATGCAAATGGTAGAAGCCACAACCCCAAACACTAATCTCAAAGACCGTGCCCGGAAATGCAGTGAGGCAAAAGAGTAAAAGTGATCTAGGAACAATTTCACAGCCAACAAAGTAACATCAGCATGAGCCTCTACAGACAATAGCATGTCATCTCAAGGTCCACTGCaatctttaagaaaaacaactcaaaaaacCTCAGTGTTAAGATTGTCTCAGCAGTGAGAGCTAACTATAGAGTGCTGCGTGTTTTCGTTACCTCATACTGTAATTGTAAAGTTCACCTGAACCTGTAAGACACTTTGACGCCATCGAGCAGAGTACTGctgtaaatatgaatacaaagtTAGTGTTTGACATGTCAATTCCTTCCAATAATCAATCTGATAAATATCATTTGGCAATTTAAATAAGTAGAACTGTACATGTCTTGGAAAACCCTGCCTTTAAAAGGAACGAAACCTCCATAAATAATCGTTGTTTCAGATATGTTGCTGCTGAGTCAGCCAACAACAACCTTAGGAAAATGTCGACTCAGCATTATCTAAAGAGCATTACAGCGCTGTGGTTTGAACTACATAGCCCTTAACAAGAGGATACCAGTGTTGATGCTTCTTCAACAGACTCCATGCATAGAACATGTCACTGTACATAACAGGCATTCCCACAAAAGTGCaccattttgaaaaacataataaatctCAGTAATAGAGGACCGAAGCGATTTCCATTCAGAAACGAGTAAAAAACATGTAGAAGCCATAACCACACAACAATGTgttttcaaacaataaataattagcagtagttttttttctctttcctgtataATACAAGCGTTCATCCACCGGATATTAGGACACCGCTTGCATCAGTGTGAGAGGACAGAGTGATAGTCATTGCACAACCAAAGCTTAACATTTCACCTGTGTGTTACAGTGTTCCGCCACACGACCAAAACCGCGGACAAACTCACCGGAAAACAGGCAGGTGAGAAGCCGCTTCTCTTCGAAACTCAGTGCAACTTTAGAAATGtagccctttttttttccttaaagaaCCTCTGAAAATTATAGACACTTTCTCCAAACCGTTCCTGATAATCTACCACCTAGAGTAGATAGAGTAGAGAGCGATGCAATACAATTCATTCACAGTCTGACTTAAATAAACACTATGTACAATCAGGGCCTAGGCTTCAGCTGCCGCTAAATCAGCCGTTTTTGGTGCCTTTTGCCTGAGCCAATCGGGGGCTTCAGGAGGACACACGACAGATCAAGGCCAAAATCACCCGCGTTGAGATTTGGCATCCTGGGAGATTAAGAGATTATTTTTTCACATGGCACTTCTTGGTGAAGTTTAGGAGATAGGCGACATGGTTACAGGACACTGGCCGTTGTTGTTCATGATATCATCCAAGTCTTCATCATCCAAGTCCACTGAGGAGGAAATGGCAAAGGTCAGAAATGTGGGAAGGTCAAGAAACTCTAATTTTCTGTGAATAAAACAGCCTGCATGATTTATTACAATTGTTTTCACCTGCCAAAATATATTTCATGGTTGCTCTGAAGAGGCTTTCTTAAACTAAAGCACACAACAGCATGATGCGATAAAAGCAGATCTGTATTCACTACactttttcttcagaaatatcaTAACGACATAAAGCCTcttctaaaaaaagaaaaatggatttCATTCCCTCGTTTAAGACATGAGTTTCTTAGTTTGAAGATATTACTGAAAAAGAGAATTCAATGAGTTATGCAGTGCAGTCTTTAGAATCATAATTATTCTGATGTCCTACAGTTTGTCTGTGTCTAGCTTTTCAGAAGAGATCACATAGCCTCATTTATCCTCCCTGCATTTGCTTCAAATTAACCCCAGGATTGATTTTTAGGACACACTCATTTGTTCTAGCACTGCAGAATATAGCCCCAGCATACATCTGTTGACTTACTTCTATATATCTTTACGTATATCAGatcctaaaataaaaatatatccaaGCAGTCCTTCATCTGGACTTCAACTTGCAACCTTGTTGAAAACTCATTTAATGAAGTTCCTGCCTTTAATTCCCTTTGtttcatatgttttttattatgagGGTCGAGTGCAAGtgcattatttttgtattattggtATACAACCTTTTAAACCTTGTTTTGAAAGTTGCTATATAAAAGTAACATTATTTTGCAtgtcatgttttaaatgatctgTCCAAAGTGGTTAAATCTCCTATAACatactcatttttattcatagTATCTATAAGAATGTATATACTGGTCTATTATGTagtgtatttaatatttatactaTAGTGTTTACCTATAATACTGTTTATAGCTTCTTTTTCAGTCATAATTATATAGTTATATTATTCCTATACAGTGCATTTCACTTTACTGCTTCTCTTGCTCTTATGGTGAGATGCGTTGTGTGGTCTAACTGAATCTATTGTATGATGTGCGTGTCACGGTCATGTTTCTGATCTATGCAAAGCAGCAGTCACGCACCTTTCTTAGTTCGACCAATCTGGCCGAGTTTGGGGGCCCTCTGTCCGAGTCTCTGAGGGTTGGCTCCCCCGCCGTCCCCGTTGACCTGGGGGTGTCCCGGGTTGTACTGGCCCGCCGGACCTGGCTGCCGTGGGGGCCCGCTGGGGGGGATGAGCTCCGGGATCCCTGAAGCTCCGTACATGTCTCCGGGTGCGCCTTCTCCTGATTGGCCGCTAGATGTCCACACTGCCCAGGCTTTGTGTCGTGTCGAAAGGCTTCTCACTTCCGCAATGGCATTCAACAATGAATGTATGAACGACGCCCGACAGAATGCTGGAAATGACAGAGGGAAAGTCCTCGTAGCCTGTGAAAGAAATACATACGTTTGTCAAAAATAGATCTCCTGCGTCAGAGAGCGGCCGGCTCTGGACAAGTGCGCAACACTTCTACGCTGTTTATACTCAAATAAACGATGTTTTTCTAACATGTTTCCACTCTTATTTAACTAACATGTGTAGTAAATGCCTCCCTGGTCCGAATAATAGCTGAACAGCACAATAACGTGTGTTCGGTTTGAGCTACTCGCTATTATAAATTGCTTTTCCGCCCGCTTCTGAAATAAACAGAGCTCTCTCACAACCCTTTAGGAATACTAGTAAATATGATTGATATTACCTCACCTCTTGTTCACTGAGGCCGCAGTATGAGCTGGATCCAGTGAAAGCGGCTCCTAACTGAGaacactgttgttgtttatcagagctcgctccctctctctcttggCATAACACGGAGGAAGCGTCGATTTAAAGGGgcctctctcccttttctctgcCTTGGGGATTTCCTCGTATTGTGCCTTGACTCATAGCGGCGTGGGGACGTCACGCCGTGCGGTTGATTGAAGCGACAATGCTGACTCTTCGGATTGTACGTTGGAGGTGTGCCAAAGTTTTGAGGGTGCAGTGCGTAATTACGCACCTTCGGTTGTGAGAGTGACTCAGGCGCCAGCCAATAACAGAGCTGCTCAGTAAACCCATTATTGTGTTATGTCAGAGGCAGCAGTTAACTCACTTAACTGAAGTTATATAGTCCAACATTTCCAAACTGTTTCCGTTGGTCAGTGATTTATTGACTGTATTATTTGCTTGGTTGTTAATTTCAACTGCAGTTTGTTGAATGGACCTAACATATTTGTCAAAGTCCGTTTATACATTGATTTGAGTTTTCCCTTACAGTCTAACTCTTACCTAACAGCCCTACCAATAATCTCTGCATCACATAACCATGACCTGTCCCACAAAGGATAATCCCTAGTTATGAATAACAGTTTTCTAATGTTTCTGGCTTGAATTGTTATAAATATGATGCATAATTATCACAATTCATCAACTTTGGAATGACTTAGCATGTCGAAGCCATAATAGCAAGTCCTTAAACCAAATCAAAACACCAGTCATGCTGTCTCTACAAACCTCCACTGTGCGGCctaacatttttcaaacttttattaGAGATCCAAACACTTTCAAATATTCCAAACATTCCAAGTTATAGATGGGCAAATGTACACACATTACAATGTAAAACTTTGCCTGAATGCATAACACTTTGTGAAAATGTGGTAAAGGTGATACTACTAAAAAAAACGGGGTGGGAGAGAAGTTtcctctggaaggaacacagggggcctttgcagaccatttatatgcaccaaaacctatacaaacacactacaggaaagagaaaaccccaaaaaagcatgtttaaaCGTATTaattaaaagatatatataaaaaataaacattatatattatgatgttttaaacacacagctgaataCTATTACACATTTGGATAAGGCTTATTTGAGTACATTTTATTGTCCCTATGACCACCAAACGAGTTTTAAGAACAAGTTTGACTGattgcttgtgtttttgtttctctacCTGTATGTTGGATGTGTAATCTCTATTATCATAGCATTGTAGGAATGAATCCAGGCACAGTTGAGAGATTACCCACCACCAAAAATCCCCTTGCTAGGCATGCCAACTGTGATCTGATCAAATGTTGCACACGTACATGGTGGGTAGTTGGTATATAATTGAGagttttttcttctcctttagAACAATGAAACACTGTTTCGGAACGGATCGAACACCCTGCCGTCATGTCCAGGATCATAGGTGTAACGCTCCTGCTCATCATTCTGGCTGATAACTTCAGCAGCACAGgtaaattcaaatgaaattggATTTGAATTATTCCTGCATAACCAATCTTATCTTGACAGCAGACGGTCGTTTGGTAATGGAATATTGTTCCACataagtgatttatttttccactgTGTGCAGCCTCACACGCAGGATTTCATGTGTCCAAAGGTCACATCCGCAAGTGCAGGTGCAGAGGTGAGTGTGCATTGGTCTTTCATACATGTTGGTTAAAGATTTGTTAAAAGTCTGCAAAGAAAAGTACCTTACCATGCTAGCTGTCATGATACTGCATCGGGGTCTTCTATAGCCTTTAAAGATGGaatttttttacaaatgtctcCAGCAAAAACAATAGTGCAGTCTGCAGGTAAAGCAGCCAAAAAGCATTTTAAGTGGTTATGACCTAAGTTGTTATGGTGTGCATTTTCGATGAACAcctttgttttcattgcagTTTTAACTAATGGAAAAACAATGTGTCACAGCCCACTGTTTCCAATAAACCGCAGAGAAAAACTGAATCTGTCTAAATGCCTTtgcagcaaaaaacaacaacaccgtGAGTGATTTTGTATGTGGGTGTGAAATATTGAGTGAGAGGAATTTCTCTTTTCCGTGCTAATATTCAGTAaagatgtttcatttattgCCATGTTTTTCTCCTTATTTGTAGAGTTTCCAGACTTAAAGGCAGCCTGCACCACAAGGCGTCCCGGATTGCCAATCTCCATGATATGAATCAGTGGAATTACGCGGAGATAGTCATGATCAATCAAATTGCACTCAAGATCTCATTATAATCACTTGGTGTTAACCATTATCACATCCTCCTCTACTCAACTGtgatttttaataaattgtaaataaagatactttgttttgcttctttgtttGTGCATGCTTGTACGGTGTAAGTGGAGCAGAgcaatagtttgacattttgggaaatatgcttaCTCATTCTTGCTAAGCGTTATATGAGAAGATCTATGGATCACACAAATATGTATTCCCTGGAATGTTTACCTATCGCCTTTGCgttatttttattgcaaacTAATCAGAGGAGACTGGGCAATGTTTTGAAAGAGGGCCTTAAAAAGACAGGCGCTAAAACGGAGCGTTTCAGGCACAGGGTAAAAAAAGGTATATTCAAATAGACAGTGTGAGAatgatattgtgttttttctaacaATGAATCTTTTAACGTGATCTAATGGAAGCCGAAAAtagaagaacatttaaatgatatgtcACCTATACAAAGTTTAAAACAGTGTCAGGTATGAGCATGGAATGGCAATGGTTTTCCTAAACCAAATCCCTTCcttattattcaaatattcttttacttttcaattCGCTGTATAAAATAGGTTGTAGTAAAGTAGattaaagtactgtacttattTTGAGTTACTTGttcttaacttgagtatttccatgttatgctactttgtacttctactccactacatgtatttaatccctttagtgactttacagatctggattaatgatggtaaatataatcagcccttaaatcagactttagttcacctggagtaaattcagcagctaccctgcagtatacaaagccattcaaactagctgcacctttaccagctctgagaacactttaatgatcaataattataaaacatatcagagatattattctgaaatggaccaatctgcatagtaagtacttttatttttgttttgatgctaatacctttctacttttactgtaacgGAGTATTCCTACATTCTGgtacttctacgtttactcaagtacaagatctgagtacttcttccatttCTGGTCAGTTTTGATTCTGAATGATCATGTTCTAAATGTGGATGGATCTTTTCTACCCACCATGAATGTCACCTTTAAACCTGTGTGTGATTAACTGTGTCAGCTGCTACCCTTAAGGAAGAGGGGACAGGTTTTTTCTTGATAGGGGTAGGATTTACTCCTGTTTCACTCCTGACAGTAAAATCAGATATAACAGTACAGcaaatatgttgcattttaatATGTTAATTTTCCCATTGCTTGTGAGAATAATCCCGTttgatttgatgtgtttttcgCTGAGCAGAATCTTTGTAAAAGCTCAATTCTAACAATCGTCATAGCTCACTTCAGAAAAAGTAAAACTtgtgcatttctttaatttgGTTGATTTGACTGACTTAAACAAACATCTTTTGTTACCATTGATACGGTGTGTCTCCCCTTTAATGGGGCCTTTTGAGCCAGATCATAACAAAACGA
This genomic interval carries:
- the si:dkey-112a7.4 gene encoding uncharacterized protein si:dkey-112a7.4 gives rise to the protein MYGASGIPELIPPSGPPRQPGPAGQYNPGHPQVNGDGGGANPQRLGQRAPKLGQIGRTKKVDLDDEDLDDIMNNNGQCPVTMSPIS